TGGCAGTCGCTGAACGCCCAGGCCGAACGTCAGGACCGCACCGATGTCCCCATGCCGAACGGCTGGACCTGGCGCGAGCTGCTGGCGCATCTGGCGGCGTGGCAGGAGGTCACTCGCGCCAGGTTGCGGGCTGCCCCGGATGGGTACGGGCTGTCTTACCCAGCCTGGGCCAGTGGGCAGAACCCCGATGATCAGGACGTTGATGCCCTCAATGCCCGCGTCCAGTCCACTGCCCAAGGCCAAAGCTGGAAAGCTACGCAGGCCGCCTGGGAAGCGGGTTTCCAGGAAGTCTCGCGTCTAGGCAGGAGCTTCAGCGCGACGGAACTGGAGCAGGCGCGGGACTGGCTGGAGGGGTATACCCTGCTGGACGTGCTACGCGGCACCCTGGAGCATCACCATGCGGATCATCTGCCCCAAGCACAGCGCTGGCTGCAGCAGCAACCGTAACCTAGGAGAGACGTCTCTTCGGCGGTCGGTGGCGGGTTAACCGCCTGCCTGCCGTGTCCTCCCCGGGCAGCACGCCCTGCGACCAACACCACAAAGGGAGCGCCATTGCAGCGCTCCCTTTGGACGTGACATGTGGGGTGGCTCAGCCTTAGTTGTTTTCACCCAGGGTGTAAGCGCCGCTGCCGCTGTAAGTGTTGACGATCCAGCGGTAGTAGCCGCTTGCGGCAGTGTAGGAGATGCGCTCAGGGTTGGAGGTGCCGTCGGCCTGGGCGACGTAAGCCCAGCTGCTGCCGTTCCACTTCTGGAGGTAGAGGTCAAAGTCAGCGCCAGCAGGGAACTTCAGCTCGCCGGTGAGGGTTCCGCCCGCATAGTTGAAGTACTGGGTGATGTTGTTCTGACCACTATACAAGGTGCCTTCATAGGTGCGGTCATAGGTGGGCGGGGTAGGTTCGGGCGTAGGGTCCGTCGGCGTGCCGTCGCCGTTATCGGCCACGACACCGCTGGTCGTCTGAATCCAGGACTTAAAGGCGTTGACGCGGGTATAAACGCCGTAGCCGTTGCAGGCCGAGGGGCCGTACGACACGATCCCCAGCACATAGTGCTTGTTGTTCAGGACTTGGGCCAGCGGACCGCCGCTATCGCCGTTACAGCTGTCCTTGCCCTGGTAGGCTTCGCCGCAGATGGTGTTGCCGGGTGGGCGATCCGAGCCGCAGGTGGTGGGGTTGGGCGTGATAGGAATGCTGACTTCACGCAGGTTGCTGCTGATTCCAGCGTTCGCACCCGTTTTGCCCCAGCCGGAGACGACAGCGTACTTCCCTCTCACGTCCAGTACAGCTTCTACCGAATCACCGGGGATCTTACCCAGGGCCACGTTGCTGTTCAGCGTCATAGGGGTGCTGAGTTTCAGCAAGGCAATGTCGTTGGCAGTAGTGCTGTCGTTGTAGTTGGGGTGGACCCGCACGGCGCTGACGGTGCTGGTCTGTCCACCATTGGCGTAGTACAGGCTGCCTGCACGGATAGTCAAGCCATAGGAGCTGCCGTTGCTCACGCAGTGCGCGGCGGTCATCACCCAGTCTGGGGCAATCAGGCTGCCACCACAGTTGAGGCTGCCATTCTTGAGCAGGGCCACCTGATAGGGGCGAGCGCCTAGGGCGCTGGCGGTCCCGTTCACGATCTGGGCTCCCAATTCAGCGTTCAGGGTAGGGGTAGGGCGAGCGGTGGCGTTGCCCCCCTGCTGAGCACCTGTATCGGGAGAAGAAACTCCACAGGCGGCCAGCAAGAGAGACGGGATCGACATCCAGGCGAATCTTTTCATGTCTTACCTCCAAGATCAGCGGCGCCATATCCTTCCCCAACCCTCGGCTTGGTACAGAGGGCATATTTATGAACGGAGCGCCGATGATGGGGCAAGTTTAGCGCAAGGGAAACAGGAGGTATAGCCGGATCTCTCAAGCTTGACTCATCATCTCAGGTTATGCAGACGCACTGGCGCTCTCACCGCCACCCACAGCACCGCGTCCTCCTGATGCGGGCTCTAACGTGCCGTTTGATCAGGATCACCCTCTCATTTTCGGGGCGTGACAGCCAGGTGGGAAACCCATTCGGCGTGGCGAATAAATATGCGCCCCAGGCTCAGCTTGAAATCCTAACCTGGGGCACGCACCGATTCACCCGCTTTCCCAGGGTCAGCGGCTCATCGGCAGCGGTTCCATCTCGCCGCTTTCCATGCGTTCCATAATCTGGCGGCCGGTGGGGGTCTGGGCCAGGCCACCTTCCGCCGTTTCACGCAGGGCAGGCGGCATCATGCGGCCTACTTCGGCCATCGCCGTGACCACCTCGTCGGGCGGGATAAAGCTCTCGAGGTTGGCCAGCGCCAGTTGCGCTGCGCTCACCGCGTGAACTGCGAAAAAGGCATTGCGGCTGACACAGGGCACTTCCACATAGCCGCCTACGGGGTCGCACACCAGCCCGATGGTGTTGGTCAGGGCCAGTGCGGCAGCGTGAACAGCAGCGCGGGGCGAACCGCCCATCAGCTCGGTGACGGCGGCGGCGGCCATCGCAGCGCTGGACCCGATCTCGGCTTGACAGCCGCCCGCCGCGCCCGAAATAAACATCTTCTCGCTGATCGCCTTACCGATGCCCGCAGCCAGAATAAGGGGACCAACCAGTTGCTCGTCGTTCAGCCCCAGGTGGTCGGCCACGCCCAGCAAGGCACCCGGCACGGTCCCAGCGCTGCCCGCCGTGGGAGCCGCCACGATCCGGCCCATTCGGGCATTTTCCTCGTTGACGGCCATCGCGTAGGCCTGCACCCGCACCAGCAGCGGCGCATTCAGCGTGTCCTGGGCTTCCCACAGGCCCTTGGCGTTCCAGCCCACCATGCCGGTGATGCTCTTGGCGTCGTTTTGTAGGCCGCGCTCTACCGAGTCGCGCATCTCCCCGATACGGCGCAGCATCTCGGCGCGGACGGCCTGTGGGTCCAGCCCCGAGTCCTCACAGTCCTGCCGCAGCACCCATTCGGACGCGGGGGCGGGGGCCTGCATGATGTCTTCTAGTTTCATGGGTTGCTCCTTAAAAATAGATGGTAGATGGTTCTGCTGCGCTGATAGGTGATGAAGGGCCGGTAGAGGCTCCCTCGGAACATCGCGGAGGTAGGCGTCTCTACGGGGGTGGTCTGCGAGCCGACCGGCACAGTTCCGCAGGAGAGCGAGGAGACAGAGACTGGCCTGGACCTTACACCCATGTTCCGGATGACTAGAGAGGGTCTAGCCGTCCATCAGCTTGGGCATCAGCTGGACCCACTGCATACCGGAGTAGCGCCGGAAACTGTTCAGCAGGTCAGGGTGAATGCCAGGGCCGTCCAGCTCGATGGTGACCATCGCGGTGCCGCCCCGCCGGTCGCGGGTGCAGTTCAGGGTGGCAATGTTCACCTCTTCGGCAGCGATAGCCGTGGTGATGCGCGACAGCACACTGGGGCGGTCCTGGTATTGCAGTAAGAGCGTGGGGTAAGCGGCGCTCAGCTGCACAGCTACACCGTTGATCCGGGTAATCAGGATCACGCCACCACCAGTAGAACTGGCGATTATGTCCACTTGGTGGCTATGCCCCGCTGCCCGAATGCGGGCGGTGTTGGGGTGAACGTCGGCCAGTTCAATATGACTGAAATTGAAATCCACGCCTAACTCGCGGGCATCCCCGAAACTGCCGGGCAGCCGGGGATCGTCGGGCGCATAGCCCAGCAAGCCCGCCACCAGCGCAAAGTGAGTGCCGTGCCCGCGTCCCGTCTTGGCAAACGAGGCGTGCAGACCAATGTCAGCGTGGCGCGGCACCTCGCCGAGCAAGTGATGGGCAGCCAGCCCGATGCGGCATGCGCCAGCCGTGTGGCTGCTGCTCGGCCCGACCATCACCGGCCCAACCATGTCCAGAAGCGTCATGGCAGGCAGTCTAGAGAAATGCCGCGCCCCTGGCACGAGCAACCCCTGGCGGCTGTCTGCCCAGTGGGGACAACCCCTGCGGAATGTCTGAGGACCAGGGCAAGGAGGTGGGACAAAGAGGCTCACCGATGCGGACCAGTGACCAACTGACAACAACTCAACGGGAGCGACCGCTCCAGCCGCCCGATTTGCGCCCAACCATCACCCATCAACCTTTTTCCTGCGGTCCTCGGCGCTACAGTACTTCAGTGACCTCGCCCGCTTCTTCTGCCCGCCCTGGCCGTCAGCGTTCGGTCACGCGCAGTGGCATCGTGCTGCGGCGCTGGAAGACCCCCAGGGGCGACCTGATCGTCAGCCTGCTGACCCCGCAGGGCAAGCTGAAAGCCATTGCGCGCGGTGGGCTGCGCGGCAAGCATGCCAGTCCGCTGAACCTGTTTCACCACGTGGAATTGCAGGTCTACAGCCGCCCTGGTGACGACCTGGCGGTGATCCAGCAGGCCAGCTTGGAGGGGGCGCTGTCGCGCCTGGCACTGCCGGAACGCCACCCCTACGCGCACCTGCTGGCCGAACTGGCCGAGCTGCTGTTTCAAGAAGGCGAAACCGACGAGTACGGCCCGCAGGCTTTTGACCTGTTCGCGGGGGGCCTGCGCGGTGTGGCAGGACATGCCGACCCCGAGTGGGTCACGCTGGTCATCAGTTACAAATTGCTGGCCCTGGCCGGATTTCCCCCACGCACCCGCGTTTGCGTGCGCTGCGGCGCGCCGGACCCACAGCACCCCGACCCGTTTGGCGGCGAGCTGCTGTGCGGGCGCTGCTCGCACCAGCGGGCGCTGAGTCCAAGCACGCTGGATTTCCTGAGGAATGTCGTGCGCCGCTCGGTACGCCAGAACATGGACAGCCCGGTGCCGCCAGGTGAGCGCCGGGCGCTGTGGCAAGGCCTGGAGCGCTTTGTAGGGGTACAGGTCGGCAAGGTTCGCAGCTGGCCCCAGTTGTATACCCAGCCCTAGCAAGCCCACAGTCTGCCGGGGCTGGCCCGGGTACACTGCCGGGCAGATGCGCGACCCGAAAAAGTCCACTCAGCCGCAGTCGTTCAGCCACACCGAGCTGCTGCAAGAACTGTTTCCCGGCAGTGAAGGAGTGCCGCAGGGAAGTGCTGGAGAGCCGACCCTGGGCCTGTATCCGGTCGCTGACGGACGGCTGGCCCTGGTGCATGGGCAGCAGCTGGCCGAATTCACGCCCCTGAGCGGTCAGGCCAAGGCGGCGCTGCACTGCGACCTGTGCCACTTTACGCGTTCGCCCAGCGAGGCCCGCATCTACCGGGTGGTGGTCGCCCAGCGCCGTAGCCGCTATGTGACGCTGTGCGGGAGTACCGTTCACTGCCAGCAACGGGCCGGCACAGCGGGGCTGAATGCACTGGCCGAGCGAATTTTTCCTATCGAATCTGGCGCGGAGATGTTCTAGAAGGTAGCTACACCGGCCTGGGTCAGCACAGCTTAAAGCAGGACAGGAGCATGAAAATTCCACTTTCCTCATATCTTCAGCACGGCTAGATTGGGCCATGCTTCCGCCTGCTGCGCCGCATCTTTCTCCTGAGGACGCTCAGGTTCTCTTGGCCCAACAGGGATTTTTGCTCCGCCTGAGTGACGCGATCCGCCCGCTGTCCGACGCTGCCACTTTGGAAGGCGAAGCGTGCCGCCTGCTGGGTGAACATCTCCTGGTCGGCCGGGTCTGCTACGCCGAGCTAGACGAAACGTCGCGCATCGCCCGCGTTGCCCAGGATTGGACGCGGGACGGGGTTTTCTCACTGTCAGGAAATCACCGTATGGAAGATTTTAGCTGGGCTATCGATGTGCTGTGGCAGGGGGCGGCCAGATGATCTGCGATACCCAGACCTCTTCGCTGGTTGCCCCAGCGGACCACCAAGCCTCAGCGGCACTGGGCATCATCGCCTGCATGAGCGTGCCCATTCTTAAAGAAGGTCGGTTGGTCGGCGCTTTTTCTGTGACTGACGACCGGCCACGCGACTGGACCGAAGCGGAATTGGCCCTGCTGCGTGACGTGGGAGAGCGGATGTGGGAGGCGGTCGGACGCGCCCGCGCCGAAGCGGCCTTGATGGAGTCCGAAGCGAAATACCGTACCCTCTTCAATTCCATTGACGAAGGCTTTTGCACCATTGAGGTGCTGTTTGAAGGAGGCCAGGCGGTGGATTACCGCTTCTTGGACATGAATCCGGCATTTGTCCGGCAAACCGGTATGGAAGGAGCCATAGGCCGGACCATGCGTGAATTCGTACTGGACCACGAACCTGCCTGGTTCGAGATGTATGGTCAGATTGCCCAGACGGGTCAGGCCCAGCGCTTCCAACAAGAAGCGGCTGGGTTGAACCGGTTTTACGATGTCTACGCTTTCCGGGTCGGCGCACCCGCCGCTCACCATGTGGCCGTGATTTTTAACGACATCACAGCGCGCAAGCAGGCCGACGCGCAGCTTCACGATCTGAACCGCACCCTGGAACATCGCGTCACCGAACGTACCCAGGAACTGATGAACGAGCGGGTGGCCTTAGAGATACTGAACGAGGAACTGGAAGCCTTCAACTACAGCGTGTCATACGACTTGATGACACCCGTGCGGCATGTCGAAGGCTTTGCCAGACTGGCGGCCAAAAATCTGGAGGACCCTGTCAAGGCACAGCGGCATCTGGACACGGTGCCGCAAGGAGCGCGGCGCATGGAAACCCTGATTGAAGCCAGGCTGACGCTGTCGCGCACTGGACGGCGCGAGCCGAAGATCAGTGCGGTTGACCTTGGCCAACTGGCGGAGCAGGCCCAGCTGGACGTGCAAGCTCAAGTGGGAGAGCGTCAGGTAGAGTGGCACATCGGTCCCTTGCCGCAGGTGCAAGGAGACAGCGGAATGTTGCAGCAAGTCATGACCAATCTGCTGGACAATGCCGTGAAGTACAGCTGCACCCGCGACCAGGCCGTTATTGAAGTCTGGGCAGAAGAAGCCGGCGGGCAGTGGAATGTCTTTGTGCGGGACAATGGCGTGGGGTTCAATCCGGAAGACGGCCACAAACTGTTCGGTATCTTCCAGCGCCTGCACCGTCAGGACGCATTCGCGGGCACCGGCGTAGGCCTTTCGTTGGTGCGCCGGACCGTTTTGCGGCATGGCGGCACGGTCAGTGCTACTGGAGCAGTGGGTCAGGGAGGCACCTTCCAGATCACCTCGCCCAAGCCTGCCGCCTAGGATGTTCTATGCTGATGGGCACCATGGACCCTGCCATATGGGAGCAACTGAACCTGATGAGCGGCCTGCTGGTAGCAGCCGTCCTGAGTGGCCTGATCGGCTGGGAGCGTGAGCGTCATCAGCGCAGCACCCATACTGCCGGGCTACGCACGCACATCCTGGTGGGGGTCAGTGCAGCGCTGTTCATTGTGCTGGGCGAGAACCTGGTGACCTCCTTCGCCAAAGAGGACGATCAGGTGCGCTTTGACATGATCGGCATTCTGGGAGCCGTCGTCAGCGGGGTCAGTTTTCTGGGGGCAGGGGCCATCTTCTCATCCAAAGGTGGTGAAGGTGCCAAGGGACTGACCACCGCAGCTGGACTGCTGGCTACCGCCGCCGTCGGGGTGGCCTGCGGGCTGCATCTGTATGTTCTGGCCGCCGGAGCGACTGCACTGTTTCTCTTTACCCTGGGACCACTCAGCCGTCTCAGCGCCCAGGCACAACAGGAGGACGTAGCCAAGCCACCTCAACATCGCTCCTGATTGCCGTTTCATACAGGGTTTGAAGCAGTACTAGAGAGTGGGTGCCGTCAGACCCGGTCCATGTCAGTATGCAGCATGAGGACGAAGACCAGACTGTCGCTTCTGCAACATCTCGCCCGCTTTGTGCTGGGAGCCGCCCTGATCACTGCTGGTACCGGGCACCTTACTTTTGCCCGCAAAGAATTCCCGGCGCAGGTGCCCAAAATGCTGACCGACGGCCCGCTTTACCTTGATCAGGACATGATCGTGCTGGCCTCAGGGGTGGCTGAAATCGGGCTGGGAACAGCGTTGGTGGCGCTGCCCAAAGCGCGCCGCACCGTCGGGCTCATTGCAGCGGGATTTTTCGCCGCTGTTTTTCCGGGCAACATCTCGCAGTATCTGACCGGAACCGACGCTTTCGGACTGAACTCAGACCGCGCCCGCTTTGGGCGGTTGCTGTTTCAGCCGATGCTGATCGCCTGGGCGCTGTGGAGCACCGGAGCCTGGCCGCGCCGCTAAAGGCCGGCGGCCCCGCTGACAGGACACCCAGCCGCAAATAGATATCCGCCCCATATCCAGCGGCTGGGCGCAGGGCCTACAATGCTGGGCGATTATGAGCCAATTCGATCAGCTGTACCGCCAGGTGGCCCTGAGTGTCGCCACCCATCCCGTCGTGGAAAAAGTCGTCAGCAAGCAGGGCTGGGCGCTGGCTCAGCGCTTCGTGTCGGGCGAGTCTGCCGAGGACGCCATTGAGGCCATCAAACGCCTGGAGCAGAGCGGCATCCTGGGCAACCTGGACCTGCTGGGCGAGTTCGTGACCACCCCCGAGCCTGCCAACCAAAACACCGAATTGATTTTGCAGGCCATGGACAAGGTTCACGCCGCCGGCCTGACCCCTTACAACTCCATCAAGTTGTCTTCTATCGGCCAGGGTCAGCAGATCGGCGGCCAAGACCTGGGTGACGTGAACGCCCGGCGTATCGTGGCGCGCGCCAAGCAGTACGGCGGCTTCGTGAACCTGGACATGGAAGACCATCCCCGCGTGGATGAAACGCTGCGGCTGTTTCGCGAGTTGGTGCAGGAATTTGGCAACCAGCATGTCGGCACGGTGCTGCAAGCCTACCTGCACCGCACCGAGGAAGACCGCCGCAGCCTGGACGATCTGAAGCCCAACCTGCGAATCGTCAAGGGTGCCTACCTGGAGCCTGAAAGCGTCGCCATGCAGGACAAGGCCGAAATTGACGCTGCTTACCGCCGCTTGGTGTACGAACACCTGCAAGCTGGCAACTACTGCAATGTGGCCACCCACGACCACAACATCATTTACGACGTGATGCACTTCGAACTGGCCCATGGCATTCCCAAGAGCCAGTTCGAGTTCCAGCTGCTGTACGGCATCCGCGAAGACCTTCAGCGTGAACTGGCTGCGCAGGGCTACACCGTCCGCTCGTACATTCCCTTCGGCAAAGAGTGGTACGGTTACTACTCACGCCGTATCGCCGAACGCCCCAAGAATGTACTGTTTGTGTTGCGTGGCCTGATCTGATCCCGCCAACATCCTAAGAAAAAGGTCCCTTATCTGGGGCCTCTTTGCTGTTGAACTGTCCCGTTTAGCCCTGTGCCACACCTTTACTGACTCCACGCAGGGCTTTTTTCATCGGCATGGGTCTGGGCAAGCACGGCCAGATCGGCCAAGCTGACGGCCCCTTCCACTTTGCCGCCCTCAGCCATGGCCAGGCGGCGCAGCTGCCGGTCGGCCCCTAAAGAACCCTCAGTTCTCCTGAGGTGATGCCAAGAGAACTGAGGGCCGTGATTGACAGACCAGGCTTAGCGCATCAGCCAGCTGAACAGCTGCGCGGTCAGGGTATTGCGTGCCTGTGGGGTCAGACCTTCCAGGCCAAAGCCCAGATTTGCTGACTTATAGGTTCCTGCATCAAATAAAACGATGGAACCCGTTTCCGTGGACTGTGCGGTGATCTGCGGCGCGGCCCGGCCTGCGGCGCGGCGCGGGTTCGGGTCGGCAGGCAGGCTCTGGGCGCTGATCTGCGTGGTCCAGTTCCCGGCCACCACGGCGCCGCGGGTGGCGGCCAGCACATCCGGGTACAGTTGGTTGGCTGCACTGCCGCTGGCGTTCAGGCTGTAGTTCGTCACGCCCAGCGGCGCAGCGGTCCTGAAGACAGATGTGCCACTCGAATCCTGTACAAAGCGGCTGCCCAGATAAGTGTCGTAGAAAGTCGTCTTGCCCACGTCATAACCGATATCCTGCCCAGTCAGGAGCACCCGGCCACCGCCCTGCATATAGGCCATCAGGTTCTGGATATCCTGGCTGGTCAGCGTATTGGTGTAAGCATCACCCGTGGCCCAAAGTACGATGTCGGCTTTGCGCATCTCGCTCAGGGGCACTGACCCACGCCGGGTATCCCAGACGTACGCTCCACCTGTGACGGCATTGGCCTTGACCGCATCGCGCAGGTAGGTGGTGACATCCTTAGCGCTGCCGCCGTCATCGTCCACCAGCAGCACGCGGGGCTTGGTGGTCGGCGCAGGAGCTGGCGTGGGTTGAGGCGCAGGAGCGGGAGCGGGTGCTGGCGCTGGTTGAGACACAGGGTTCTTGATAAAGCAGGCCTTACGCACACCAGGTGCGGGATTGGTCCCCCATTCGGTCACCGTGCACAGGAAGCTGTCTTCGGTGCTGGTTCCAGTCACAAATTTGCCATTGGCTCCGAAAGCCACTTCCCGCTGGGTAGCTCCCGTACAACGGCTGTTTTCCCAACCACAGAACGTGAAGCCGGCTGGACCTGTGGGATTGGCCGGAGTGGGGGATGGCGTTGGCACCGGGGGAGGCGTGGGTACAGGCGCCGGTGCTGGGGTGGGCGTAGGGGTCGGAGCAGGTGCGGGTACAGGCGCTGGAGCTGGCGTGGGCGTAGGGGTCGGAGTTGGCGCGGGGGTGGGGGTGGGCGTGGGAGCTGGGGTTGGAGCAGGCGCGGGAGTCGGCTGGTTCAAGTTCACACCCAGCTTGGTCATGGCGGCGGGCAGATTGATCAGACCGTGGCCCACGTTGTTGTTCTTGGTCGCTCCGCCACTGGCCGTGGTATACAGCGCATCCTTGATGGCTGGGACGGTGCTGCCAGGCCGCGCCTGAAGCATCAGCGCGGTTGCCCCAGCCACCAGTGGGCTGGCCTGGGAAGACCCACTCAGGGCGGCGTACCCACCACCCGGCACCGAGCTGGTCAGGGCCACACCCGGCGCAGCGATGTCCGGCTTGGTCACGGTGACGTTCTGGCCGCCGATATTCCAAATGGCTGGACCACGGCTGCTGAAGGTCGCCACCTGGCCGTTGCTGTCCACCGCGCCTACACCGATCGCTTCGGGGATGTTGCCGGGGCTCCCCGTCGTGCCCGCTGAGGGACCGTAGTTGCCGATGGCAAAGACTGGCACGACTCCTGCGCTCAGCATGTTCTGAACCGGAACCATGAATTCACTGAAGGTTCCTGGCACGCCAAGGCTCATGTTCACGATCTGGGCACCGTCATTGGTAGTAGGTTTGCCATCAGGGTCTATGACGTACTGCATCCCAGCAATCACCTGGGCAAAGGTCCCGGAGTTGTTCGGCAAGACCAGCGCACTAATCACTTTGGCATCGGGGGCCACACCCACCGATTTGCCCACCATCAGGCCAGCAGTGTGGGTGCCGTGGTTGGTGGTGTCGCGAGTCTGCGCACCGCTCACACGGTTGCCTTCAGCATCGAACTCGGCAAAAGCGGCCACTTTACCGCTCAGCTCAGGGTGGCTGGCGTCAATGCCGCTGTCCAGGTGTCCAATGCGAATTCCACTGCCCCTGAACCCTGCGGCCCAGGCCGGAAGTACACCGATCTGCTGGAGATGCGCTGGAGTGGCAGCCGGGACAGACGCCGTGCTCTGAGCCACCGTGCGCGGCACCTCGACTTGGAAGTTCTCGAAGACCTCTTTGACATTGGGCATGGAGGCCAGTGCCAAGGCCTGACGGGGCGTCAGCGGCAGATACACACTCTGGTCCAACCACAGTTCGGTGGCTTCACCCTCGCGCAGCGCTTCGTTGATCACACGGGCTGAGGGGCCTAAACCATTGATGGCCCGCGCCAGCTGAGAGCGCAACTGCCCCAGGTTCTGCTTCCCCTGGGCATTGTTGGCGAACTGAAAACGCACAATCACACCGACAGGTTCTTGCTCACCCGCCTGGAGTTTCTTCTGGAGGCCGGGAGACAGCTTGAAGGTCTGGGCGTCTGCCTGAGTGGCCAGGCCCAGCCCCAGAGCTGCCGTCAGGCTCAGGACCCATGCACCGATTCGGTTCTTCATGTCCCGCAGCCTAGCGGGCCAGTCTGTCGTCCCGCTGACCCTCAGGTGAGGAAGTCTTCAGAGATGATCAGGCTGCCGTCAGTCTGCGCTGGGGGTGTTCTGCGAAGCCTGCACCGCCTGGCGCACCGCCGCACACACCCCCTGCTGGGTCAGATCGCTCAGGCGTAGCGGGTCGGCGGGCGGCAGGGCTGCGCTGCTCAGCGCAAAAGCACTGTCACCATCCCATCCGGTATGGCTAGGGGCAATGACACGGGCCAGTGCAGCGCAAGCAGCGTCGGCCAGCCGCCGACATTCGGCCTTGGTCAGCGTATGCTCGGTGGCCACCGCCAGCAGGGTGGTGTTCTGCACCGCGCTGCCCGGCATGCCGCCGACCGGTTCAGCACCTGCTGCCTGACCCATAGGTTGCCCAGATTCATCCAGCACGTCGCCTACTGGGTTCACTACGGCCAGCACTGCCACCCCTACGCCGCCATCTTCGAGGTAAACACTGCCCAGACCGCCAGGGTGGGTCCCGGCTGGTCCACGCCATTTGCTGATGGTGGCCCCGGTCCCGGCACCGACTGCCCCGCAAGGCACCGGATCAGCGCTGGCGGCCAAGAGCGCCTGCCTTCCAGACTCGGCATCTGGTCGGGCCTGTGGATCCCCACTGCCCAGGTCATAAATCACTGCCGCCGGGACAATCGGCACCCGCGCAAAGGGGGTTTCTACCCCTATGCCACGCGCAGAAAGCTCCTGCATCACCCCGTCGGCAGCTGCCAGGCCAAAAGCACTGCCCCCGGTCAGCAGCAAGGCGTGGACCCGCTCCACGGCTTTTTCAGGGGACAGTAAGACGCCTTCACGCGTGCCGGGGCTGGAGCCCAGAAAGCTGGCGGATGCCACCGCTCCCTGCGGTGGGCAAAGAATCACGGTGCAGCCGGTGCGGCCCACCGAGTCGGTCCAGTGCCCGACCTGAAAGCTGGGCAGGGCCGTCAGGGTGCGGTTCACGGGCAGCTCAGGGAGTCTTGAGGGCGTAGCCGATGCCACGCACGGTGCGGATCAGGCCGTAGCCATCCAGGTCACGCAGCTTGGAACGCATGTTGGCC
The sequence above is a segment of the Deinococcus radiophilus genome. Coding sequences within it:
- a CDS encoding P1 family peptidase produces the protein MPVNRTLTALPSFQVGHWTDSVGRTGCTVILCPPQGAVASASFLGSSPGTREGVLLSPEKAVERVHALLLTGGSAFGLAAADGVMQELSARGIGVETPFARVPIVPAAVIYDLGSGDPQARPDAESGRQALLAASADPVPCGAVGAGTGATISKWRGPAGTHPGGLGSVYLEDGGVGVAVLAVVNPVGDVLDESGQPMGQAAGAEPVGGMPGSAVQNTTLLAVATEHTLTKAECRRLADAACAALARVIAPSHTGWDGDSAFALSSAALPPADPLRLSDLTQQGVCAAVRQAVQASQNTPSAD
- a CDS encoding S8 family peptidase; protein product: MKNRIGAWVLSLTAALGLGLATQADAQTFKLSPGLQKKLQAGEQEPVGVIVRFQFANNAQGKQNLGQLRSQLARAINGLGPSARVINEALREGEATELWLDQSVYLPLTPRQALALASMPNVKEVFENFQVEVPRTVAQSTASVPAATPAHLQQIGVLPAWAAGFRGSGIRIGHLDSGIDASHPELSGKVAAFAEFDAEGNRVSGAQTRDTTNHGTHTAGLMVGKSVGVAPDAKVISALVLPNNSGTFAQVIAGMQYVIDPDGKPTTNDGAQIVNMSLGVPGTFSEFMVPVQNMLSAGVVPVFAIGNYGPSAGTTGSPGNIPEAIGVGAVDSNGQVATFSSRGPAIWNIGGQNVTVTKPDIAAPGVALTSSVPGGGYAALSGSSQASPLVAGATALMLQARPGSTVPAIKDALYTTASGGATKNNNVGHGLINLPAAMTKLGVNLNQPTPAPAPTPAPTPTPTPAPTPTPTPTPAPAPVPAPAPTPTPTPAPAPVPTPPPVPTPSPTPANPTGPAGFTFCGWENSRCTGATQREVAFGANGKFVTGTSTEDSFLCTVTEWGTNPAPGVRKACFIKNPVSQPAPAPAPAPAPQPTPAPAPTTKPRVLLVDDDGGSAKDVTTYLRDAVKANAVTGGAYVWDTRRGSVPLSEMRKADIVLWATGDAYTNTLTSQDIQNLMAYMQGGGRVLLTGQDIGYDVGKTTFYDTYLGSRFVQDSSGTSVFRTAAPLGVTNYSLNASGSAANQLYPDVLAATRGAVVAGNWTTQISAQSLPADPNPRRAAGRAAPQITAQSTETGSIVLFDAGTYKSANLGFGLEGLTPQARNTLTAQLFSWLMR